Proteins from one Pontibacter korlensis genomic window:
- the infB gene encoding translation initiation factor IF-2, producing the protein MAEEKTRRLKQVATTLNIGTSTIVDYLSAKGFEVENKPTTKITAEQFNMLAKEFAASMQEKQEADEIHIGKKPQNNQVIESEHEPKKAKEPEEEILIKNAKTPETPAPAPKKEEAPTEPASKLPGIKVLGKIELDAKGRPVAKQPEPKPEAPKAEAPKAEEKPAPAPAPTPAPAPAAPAAPKAEEPAQPAKPVEAPKAEEPAKQPEAPAAPAPAAPAAKAPEAPAKPQQPEAPKQPEAPATPAAEKPAAPAPAPKEPTAEKEPQQPAAPAEANKGTETKEDIEKITAKADQLKGLTVLGKIELPVESRRKGAKPVASSDDRKGKKKKRKRIMVATEGGQQQQGGGGGGQQQQGGGGQGNQRPIQPANQQGGRPDRNNNQRPGKPGKGKPVRPEKTEVSDKEIQEQIKATLAKLSGGKGGGGNRAKYRREKRSAIADATEERRMAEQAESKTLRVTEFVSANDLAALMDVSVNEVIKVCMQLGMFVSINQRLDAEAITIITDEFGYSVDFITSEEEQGLEGIVEENEENLVDRAPIVTIMGHVDHGKTSLLDYIRNANVTAGEAGGITQHIGAYKVKTESGRTITFLDTPGHEAFTAMRARGAKVTDVVIIVVAADDAVMPQTKEAINHAQAAGVPIVIALNKVDKPTANPDKIREELANVNILVEEWGGKYQSQEVSAKSGLGVEDLLEKVLLEAELLELKANPNRAAVGSVIEASLDKGRGYVATVMVQTGTLKIGDVVLAGSHYGRVKAMTDHRGKRMKEAGPSTPVQLLGLDGAPQAGDKFVVMESEREAREIASNRSQLQREQSLRTRKHITLDEIGRRLAIGTFKELNVIVKGDVDGSVEALSDSLLKLSTNEVQVNIINKGVGAISESDVLLASASDAIIIGFQVRPSANARRLAEQEQIDVRLYSIIYDAINEVKDAMEGMLAPTLKEEITGNVEVREVFKISKVGTIAGCMVTDGTVQRNAKVRLVREGIVVHDGEILALKRFKDDVAEVRQGYECGISLKGYNDIQVGDIIEAYVEKEVKRTL; encoded by the coding sequence ATGGCAGAAGAAAAAACAAGGAGGCTTAAACAGGTTGCGACTACTTTAAACATTGGTACATCTACTATCGTGGATTACCTCTCTGCTAAAGGGTTTGAGGTGGAAAATAAACCAACCACCAAGATCACGGCAGAGCAGTTCAATATGCTGGCTAAAGAGTTCGCTGCGTCCATGCAGGAAAAGCAGGAGGCAGATGAGATCCATATTGGTAAAAAGCCGCAGAACAACCAGGTTATTGAGTCGGAGCATGAGCCTAAAAAGGCAAAAGAGCCAGAGGAAGAAATCCTGATTAAGAACGCTAAAACACCTGAGACGCCTGCCCCGGCCCCTAAAAAGGAAGAGGCTCCTACGGAGCCAGCATCTAAGCTTCCTGGCATTAAAGTGCTAGGCAAGATAGAGCTAGATGCAAAAGGCCGACCGGTAGCTAAGCAACCAGAACCAAAGCCTGAAGCTCCAAAGGCCGAAGCACCGAAGGCTGAAGAAAAACCAGCCCCAGCTCCTGCCCCAACGCCGGCACCTGCACCAGCAGCTCCTGCGGCCCCGAAGGCCGAAGAGCCTGCTCAGCCAGCCAAGCCAGTTGAGGCACCTAAAGCTGAGGAACCAGCTAAACAGCCAGAAGCCCCTGCAGCACCAGCCCCTGCAGCACCAGCCGCTAAAGCACCTGAGGCGCCTGCCAAGCCTCAGCAGCCAGAAGCGCCTAAGCAGCCAGAGGCACCGGCCACACCAGCAGCTGAAAAACCAGCTGCCCCAGCACCAGCACCAAAAGAGCCAACCGCAGAGAAGGAGCCACAGCAACCGGCCGCACCTGCAGAGGCGAACAAAGGCACAGAAACCAAAGAAGATATAGAAAAGATTACAGCAAAAGCAGACCAGCTAAAAGGTCTAACTGTACTAGGCAAAATTGAACTGCCAGTAGAGTCGCGCAGAAAAGGCGCTAAGCCAGTTGCATCCTCAGACGACCGCAAAGGCAAAAAGAAAAAGCGCAAGCGCATTATGGTGGCTACAGAAGGTGGCCAGCAACAACAAGGTGGCGGTGGTGGCGGCCAGCAGCAGCAAGGCGGAGGAGGCCAGGGCAACCAGCGCCCTATCCAGCCAGCTAATCAGCAAGGCGGACGCCCAGACCGTAACAACAACCAACGTCCAGGAAAACCAGGCAAAGGTAAACCAGTTAGACCTGAGAAAACTGAGGTTTCTGATAAGGAAATCCAGGAGCAGATTAAAGCTACTCTTGCCAAACTAAGTGGCGGCAAAGGAGGTGGAGGTAACCGCGCCAAGTATCGTCGTGAGAAGCGTTCAGCTATTGCAGATGCTACGGAAGAACGTCGCATGGCAGAGCAGGCAGAGTCTAAGACACTGCGCGTAACCGAATTCGTTTCGGCAAACGACTTGGCTGCTCTTATGGATGTTAGCGTGAACGAAGTTATCAAGGTGTGTATGCAGCTTGGTATGTTTGTATCTATCAACCAGCGCCTGGATGCAGAGGCCATCACCATCATTACCGATGAGTTTGGTTACTCTGTGGATTTCATCACATCCGAGGAAGAACAAGGACTGGAGGGTATTGTAGAAGAAAATGAAGAGAATCTGGTGGACCGCGCTCCGATCGTTACGATCATGGGTCACGTTGACCACGGTAAAACTTCCCTACTCGACTACATCCGAAACGCCAACGTTACAGCCGGTGAGGCCGGTGGTATTACGCAGCACATTGGTGCCTATAAGGTAAAAACAGAAAGCGGTCGTACCATTACCTTCCTGGATACACCTGGTCACGAAGCCTTTACAGCGATGCGTGCTCGTGGTGCGAAAGTAACAGACGTAGTTATTATTGTGGTAGCAGCAGACGACGCGGTGATGCCTCAGACAAAAGAGGCTATTAACCACGCACAGGCTGCGGGTGTACCAATTGTAATTGCGCTTAATAAGGTAGATAAGCCTACAGCCAACCCGGACAAGATCCGTGAGGAACTGGCAAATGTCAATATTTTGGTGGAAGAATGGGGTGGTAAATACCAGTCTCAGGAAGTATCAGCTAAGTCAGGATTAGGTGTAGAAGACCTGTTAGAGAAAGTATTGCTTGAAGCTGAATTACTTGAGCTAAAAGCTAACCCTAACAGAGCTGCTGTTGGTAGCGTAATCGAGGCCTCACTAGATAAGGGCCGTGGTTATGTAGCTACAGTAATGGTACAAACAGGTACGCTTAAAATAGGCGATGTGGTTCTAGCTGGTTCGCATTACGGTAGAGTTAAGGCTATGACCGACCACCGTGGTAAGCGAATGAAAGAGGCAGGTCCATCTACCCCAGTACAGCTACTCGGCCTGGATGGCGCGCCGCAAGCAGGTGATAAGTTCGTGGTAATGGAGTCTGAGCGTGAAGCAAGGGAAATCGCTTCTAACAGATCTCAGTTGCAGCGTGAGCAAAGCCTGCGCACACGTAAGCACATCACTCTGGATGAGATTGGTCGTCGTTTGGCAATCGGTACGTTCAAAGAGCTTAACGTAATTGTTAAAGGTGACGTGGATGGTTCAGTAGAAGCCCTTTCAGATTCATTACTGAAGCTTTCTACAAACGAGGTACAGGTAAACATCATCAACAAAGGTGTGGGTGCCATATCTGAATCTGATGTTCTGCTTGCCTCAGCCTCTGATGCAATCATTATCGGCTTCCAGGTTCGTCCGTCAGCAAACGCACGTAGGCTGGCTGAGCAAGAGCAAATTGATGTACGTCTGTATTCAATCATCTACGATGCTATCAACGAGGTAAAAGATGCCATGGAAGGTATGCTTGCTCCAACCCTGAAAGAGGAGATTACCGGTAACGTTGAGGTTCGTGAGGTGTTCAAGATCAGCAAAGTGGGTACTATTGCAGGCTGTATGGTAACAGATGGTACGGTGCAGCGTAACGCGAAGGTACGTCTGGTACGAGAAGGCATTGTAGTTCACGATGGCGAGATACTGGCTCTGAAGCGCTTCAAAGACGATGTTGCAGAAGTTAGACAAGGCTACGAGTGCGGTATCAGTTTAAAAGGATACAATGATATTCAAGTTGGAGACATCATTGAAGCCTATGTAGAGAAAGAAGTAAAGCGTACGCTATAA
- a CDS encoding DUF3078 domain-containing protein, which produces MFSSFSRTFLLLLLVLTSLAATAVAQEAPKAPQDTVNIWDFGGLGTVNFSQVSLSNWAAGGQNTVSVLGNANLFANYEQGKNTWNNSLDLTYGLVKLEGRRVQKSDDKLELNLKYGYRASKRWFYTSQLNIKTQLTPTYSITRDTLISNFFSPASVLASLGMDYKPNSKLSVFISPFTGKFTIVANQRLADRGAFGVERAEKDVEGNPIPGTGKHLRREFGGYVNVRYKNEIFKNITLQSKLDLFSNYLRNPENVDVNWENLLNFKVNKTISASLFAHMIYDDDVNIDVDRDGDGKTDGRGPRLQVKQTLGIGISYKFK; this is translated from the coding sequence ATGTTTTCTTCTTTTAGCCGTACTTTTTTACTCTTATTACTAGTTCTTACTTCTCTGGCTGCTACTGCAGTAGCACAAGAGGCCCCAAAAGCTCCGCAAGACACAGTAAATATATGGGACTTTGGAGGCTTAGGCACTGTCAACTTCAGCCAGGTTAGTCTTTCTAACTGGGCTGCTGGTGGCCAGAATACTGTTTCTGTGTTGGGTAATGCTAACCTATTTGCAAACTACGAGCAGGGCAAAAACACATGGAATAACTCTCTGGATCTGACTTACGGATTGGTAAAGCTGGAAGGCAGGCGCGTACAAAAAAGCGATGATAAATTGGAGCTTAACCTTAAGTATGGATACCGTGCCTCAAAGCGCTGGTTCTATACTTCTCAGCTGAATATCAAGACACAGCTTACACCTACTTACTCTATTACCCGCGATACGCTTATCTCTAATTTCTTTTCGCCTGCTTCTGTACTTGCTTCCCTGGGTATGGACTATAAGCCTAATAGTAAGCTGTCGGTGTTCATATCGCCCTTCACAGGTAAGTTTACTATAGTGGCAAACCAGCGACTAGCTGATAGAGGCGCCTTTGGTGTAGAGCGTGCTGAAAAAGATGTAGAAGGTAACCCAATACCGGGGACAGGTAAGCACCTGCGCCGTGAGTTTGGTGGGTACGTGAACGTGCGTTACAAGAATGAGATTTTTAAAAATATTACTCTCCAATCTAAGCTGGATTTATTCTCTAACTACCTTCGCAACCCGGAAAATGTGGATGTGAACTGGGAAAACCTTTTGAACTTTAAAGTGAACAAGACAATATCAGCAAGTCTTTTTGCCCACATGATCTATGACGATGATGTAAACATTGATGTGGACAGAGATGGTGATGGTAAAACTGATGGAAGAGGGCCGCGACTTCAGGTGAAACAAACGCTAGGAATAGGGATTTCGTACAAATTTAAATAG